Proteins from a genomic interval of Kitasatospora kifunensis:
- the resB gene encoding cytochrome c biogenesis protein ResB: MSDTDLKSVTDPGPADDTQAAQAPADEVKAERLSTAPLEADAPSGIGVLGWLRWMWRQLTSMRVALILLFMLSLAAIPGSLIPQTSENPFKVQTFQAAHKTMTPIYLKLQMFNVYSSFWFSAIYILLFISLAGCIIPRTWQFVGVLRAKPPTAPANLTRMPVYAAWHTDADPESAVRAAEQLLRRRRFRAHLSGGAVAAEKGYLREVGNLLFHLSLFALLAGFAWASLASGTGSKLVVEGSGYTNTMTQMDNFTGSAFYGPEDLDPFGFDLDNFTATYQTTGDQIGEARDFTAHIRYWQGADPTKLKTGQIQVNQPLEIDGSKVFLIAHGYAPVITVRDGSGKVVYHDAVPFLPQDTNLTSTGVVKVGDYGQKDGKKVQLGFQGFFLPTAPANFDANTGPRSLYPGPAAPTLVLTAYEGDLGTDSGQPQNVYQLDLTHMAQLQQDGQPAKVKMVPGQGWTLPDGYGSISFDGYEQWANFNISHRPGNSVALTGAVLAVLGLIGSLMVQRRRIWVRAATTPDGRTLVELAGLARSESAKIAEELAELAVDLQDDAPALDDEGEAAEATEAAADPEDPSPDDVPAEAPGTPADATPAAPESKE, encoded by the coding sequence GTGAGCGACACCGACCTCAAGTCCGTGACCGATCCCGGTCCCGCGGACGATACCCAGGCGGCGCAGGCCCCGGCGGACGAGGTGAAGGCCGAGCGGCTGAGCACCGCACCACTGGAGGCGGACGCGCCCAGCGGCATAGGGGTGCTCGGCTGGCTGCGGTGGATGTGGCGCCAGCTGACCTCGATGCGGGTCGCGTTGATCCTGCTCTTCATGCTCTCGCTGGCCGCGATCCCGGGTTCGCTGATCCCGCAGACCAGCGAGAACCCCTTCAAGGTGCAGACCTTCCAGGCCGCGCACAAGACCATGACGCCGATCTACCTCAAGCTGCAGATGTTCAACGTCTACAGCTCGTTCTGGTTCTCGGCGATCTACATCCTGCTCTTCATCTCGCTCGCCGGCTGCATCATCCCGCGCACCTGGCAGTTCGTCGGGGTGCTGCGGGCCAAGCCGCCGACGGCGCCGGCCAACCTGACCCGGATGCCGGTCTACGCGGCCTGGCACACCGACGCCGACCCCGAGAGCGCGGTGCGTGCCGCCGAGCAGCTGCTGCGCAGGCGCCGCTTCAGGGCGCACCTGTCGGGTGGCGCGGTGGCGGCCGAGAAGGGCTACCTGCGCGAGGTCGGCAACCTGCTCTTCCACCTCTCGCTCTTCGCCCTGCTGGCCGGCTTCGCCTGGGCGAGCCTGGCCAGCGGCACCGGCAGCAAGCTGGTGGTGGAGGGCAGTGGTTACACCAACACCATGACCCAGATGGACAACTTCACCGGGTCGGCCTTCTACGGTCCCGAGGACCTGGACCCGTTCGGCTTCGACCTGGACAACTTCACCGCCACCTACCAGACCACCGGCGACCAGATCGGCGAGGCCCGCGACTTCACCGCGCACATCCGCTACTGGCAGGGCGCGGACCCGACCAAGCTGAAGACCGGTCAGATCCAGGTCAACCAGCCGCTGGAGATCGACGGCAGCAAGGTCTTCCTGATCGCCCACGGCTACGCCCCGGTGATCACGGTCCGGGACGGCAGCGGCAAGGTCGTCTACCACGACGCGGTGCCGTTCCTGCCGCAGGACACCAACCTGACCTCGACCGGCGTGGTCAAGGTCGGCGACTACGGGCAGAAGGACGGCAAGAAGGTCCAGCTGGGCTTCCAGGGCTTCTTCCTGCCGACCGCCCCGGCCAACTTCGACGCCAACACCGGCCCGCGCTCGCTCTACCCGGGCCCCGCCGCCCCGACTCTGGTGCTCACCGCCTACGAGGGCGACCTGGGCACCGACTCGGGCCAGCCGCAGAACGTCTACCAGCTCGACCTGACCCACATGGCCCAGTTGCAGCAGGACGGGCAGCCCGCCAAGGTCAAGATGGTGCCGGGCCAGGGCTGGACGCTGCCGGACGGCTACGGGTCGATCAGCTTCGACGGCTACGAGCAGTGGGCGAACTTCAACATCTCGCACCGCCCCGGCAACTCGGTCGCGCTGACCGGCGCGGTGCTCGCGGTGCTCGGTCTGATCGGCTCGCTGATGGTGCAGCGTCGCCGGATCTGGGTGCGCGCGGCCACCACGCCGGACGGCCGCACCCTGGTGGAGCTGGCGGGCCTGGCGCGCAGCGAGTCGGCGAAGATCGCCGAGGAGCTGGCCGAGCTGGCGGTCGACCTCCAGGACGACGCCCCGGCCCTCGACGACGAGGGCGAGGCCGCCGAGGCCACTGAAGCCGCCGCGGATCCTGAGGACCCGTCACCCGACGACGTACCAGCCGAAGCACCCGGCACCCCCGCAGACGCCACCCCCGCCGCACCGGAATCCAAGGAGTAG
- the ccsB gene encoding c-type cytochrome biogenesis protein CcsB, translating into MNLATGVNTQLSGLSDKLIYSAMFVYALAMFAHMFEWTFGSKGGVAVRSAEQASLAAAAAAATLPGQLEAAKAAKKVTVTVATGDGGTTTLTRTALAGEGAIVVTSGRGDELALDGPGAAGTSEKGDLAGRIAISLTVLGFLCNFGGVLFRGLSVMRWPWGNMYEFSCAFGVTMIGAYLLMLALGKPVRWMGLPAVVAACLTLGLATSVLYTDSEQLVPALHSYWLAIHVTAAIICGGAFYAAFASTALYLGRESYDKRVAAGLPGGPFRTAASIWERLPATATLDKLSYRINALVFPLWTFTIIAGAIWAEAAWGKYWEWDPKETWSFITWVVYACYLHARATAGWKGRKAGYLALLAFACFLFNYYGVNIFITGKHSYAGVG; encoded by the coding sequence ATGAACCTCGCCACCGGGGTCAATACCCAACTGTCGGGTCTGTCCGACAAATTGATCTACTCGGCCATGTTCGTCTACGCGCTGGCCATGTTCGCCCACATGTTCGAGTGGACGTTCGGCAGCAAGGGCGGCGTCGCCGTCCGCTCGGCCGAGCAGGCCTCGCTGGCGGCCGCCGCCGCCGCGGCCACCCTGCCCGGGCAGTTGGAGGCCGCGAAGGCGGCCAAGAAGGTGACCGTCACGGTCGCCACCGGCGACGGCGGCACCACCACGCTGACCCGCACCGCACTGGCCGGTGAGGGCGCCATCGTGGTCACCAGCGGTCGCGGCGACGAGCTGGCCCTGGACGGTCCGGGCGCGGCCGGCACCAGCGAGAAGGGCGACCTGGCCGGCCGGATCGCCATCTCGCTCACCGTGCTCGGCTTCCTGTGCAACTTCGGCGGGGTGCTCTTCCGCGGCCTGTCGGTGATGCGCTGGCCGTGGGGGAACATGTACGAGTTCTCCTGCGCGTTCGGCGTCACCATGATCGGCGCCTACCTGCTGATGCTGGCGCTCGGCAAGCCGGTCCGCTGGATGGGCCTGCCGGCCGTGGTGGCCGCCTGCCTGACCCTGGGCCTGGCCACCAGCGTGCTCTACACCGACTCCGAGCAGCTGGTGCCGGCGCTGCACTCCTACTGGCTGGCGATCCACGTGACGGCCGCGATCATCTGCGGTGGCGCCTTCTACGCGGCCTTCGCCAGCACCGCGCTCTACCTGGGTCGGGAGTCCTACGACAAGCGGGTGGCGGCCGGCCTGCCGGGCGGTCCGTTCAGGACCGCGGCCTCGATCTGGGAGCGGCTGCCCGCCACCGCCACCCTGGACAAGCTCTCCTACCGGATCAACGCCCTGGTCTTCCCGCTGTGGACCTTCACCATCATCGCGGGCGCGATCTGGGCCGAGGCGGCCTGGGGCAAGTACTGGGAGTGGGACCCGAAGGAGACCTGGTCCTTCATCACCTGGGTGGTCTACGCCTGCTACCTGCACGCCCGGGCCACCGCGGGGTGGAAGGGCCGCAAGGCGGGGTACCTGGCGCTGCTGGCCTTCGCCTGCTTCCTGTTCAACTACTACGGCGTCAACATCTTCATCACCGGTAAGCACTCGTACGCGGGTGTGGGCTGA
- a CDS encoding GNAT family N-acetyltransferase → MNAKSWTVESTPVDHPEAVALLRAYLTEIVGRYHGRPATEAEVDEVEGWEPATGLAAFLVARLDGLPVGCIGLRELAPGLGELTKVYLSPAARGQGGGGRLIAGVEAAALELGLATLRLDTRSDLVEARALYARQGYREIPRYNDSAYAAHWFEKELLRQPTAS, encoded by the coding sequence GTGAACGCGAAGAGCTGGACCGTGGAGTCGACCCCGGTCGACCACCCCGAGGCCGTTGCCCTGCTGAGGGCCTATCTGACCGAGATCGTGGGCCGCTACCACGGCCGCCCCGCCACCGAGGCGGAGGTCGACGAGGTCGAGGGGTGGGAGCCCGCCACGGGGCTGGCCGCCTTCCTGGTGGCCCGTCTGGACGGCCTACCGGTGGGCTGTATCGGCCTGCGCGAGCTGGCACCCGGGCTGGGCGAGCTGACCAAGGTCTACCTCAGCCCGGCCGCCCGCGGCCAAGGTGGCGGCGGGCGGCTGATCGCCGGCGTGGAGGCGGCGGCGCTGGAGCTGGGACTGGCCACGCTGCGCCTGGACACCCGCAGCGACCTGGTGGAGGCGCGGGCGCTGTACGCCCGGCAGGGCTACCGCGAGATCCCCCGCTACAACGACAGCGCCTACGCCGCCCACTGGTTCGAGAAGGAGCTGCTCAGGCAGCCCACTGCCAGCTGA
- a CDS encoding acyl-CoA carboxylase epsilon subunit has product MTTATEPIVRVTRGSLSDEELAALTAVLLARAAATQQAAALAPVEPIARWHRVERRPAYYSPVSWQWAA; this is encoded by the coding sequence ATGACCACTGCAACCGAACCGATCGTCCGCGTCACCCGCGGCAGCCTGTCCGACGAGGAGCTCGCCGCCCTCACCGCCGTGCTGCTGGCCCGCGCGGCCGCCACCCAGCAGGCCGCGGCCCTCGCCCCGGTCGAGCCGATCGCCCGTTGGCACCGGGTGGAACGCCGACCGGCGTACTACTCGCCCGTCAGCTGGCAGTGGGCTGCCTGA
- a CDS encoding acyl-CoA carboxylase subunit beta, producing the protein MTVLQEAAAGEPADTRGRVVELHELRAAVRRGPSEKATEAQHAKGKLTARERIELLLDEGSFHEVEALRRHRATGFGLEAKKPHTDGVITGWGTVHGRTVFLYAHDFRIFGGALGEAHAQKIHKIMDMAITAGAPLVSLNDGAGARIQEGVTALAGYGGIFQRNTRASGVIPQISVMLGPCAGGAAYSPALTDFVFMVRETSQMFITGPDVVQAVTGEKISQNGLGGADVHSAVSGVSHFAYDDEQSCIEEVRYLLSLLPQNNREMPPATANEDPVERRNDVLLDLVPADGNRPYDMRKVIEEIVDHGEYLEIHERWATNVIVALARIDGHVTGIIANQPQSLAGVLDINASEKAARFVQMCDAFNIPLVTMLDVPGFLPGVDQEHDGIIRHGAKLLYAYCNATVPRIQLILRKAYGGAYIVMDSRSIGSDLSYVWPTNEIAVMGAEGAANVIFRRDINGAEDPEAMRAQKIKEYKNELMHPYYAAERGLVDDVIDPAETRGVLASALAMLRTKHADLPSRKHGNPPM; encoded by the coding sequence ATGACGGTGTTGCAGGAGGCCGCTGCGGGGGAGCCCGCGGACACGCGGGGCCGGGTCGTGGAGCTGCACGAACTGCGTGCGGCGGTGCGGCGTGGTCCGAGCGAGAAGGCGACCGAAGCGCAGCACGCCAAGGGGAAGTTGACGGCGCGTGAGCGGATCGAGCTGCTGCTGGACGAGGGCTCGTTCCACGAGGTGGAGGCGTTGCGTCGGCATCGGGCGACGGGTTTCGGGTTGGAGGCCAAGAAGCCGCACACCGATGGTGTGATCACCGGTTGGGGCACGGTGCACGGGCGTACGGTGTTCCTCTACGCCCACGACTTCCGGATCTTCGGTGGGGCGCTGGGTGAGGCGCACGCGCAGAAGATCCACAAGATCATGGACATGGCGATCACGGCCGGTGCTCCGCTGGTCTCGCTGAACGACGGCGCCGGCGCCCGGATCCAGGAGGGCGTCACCGCGCTGGCCGGCTACGGCGGCATCTTCCAGCGCAACACCCGCGCCTCGGGCGTCATCCCGCAGATCTCCGTGATGCTCGGCCCCTGCGCCGGCGGCGCCGCCTACAGCCCCGCGCTGACCGACTTCGTCTTCATGGTCCGCGAGACCTCGCAGATGTTCATCACGGGCCCCGACGTGGTCCAGGCCGTGACCGGCGAGAAGATCAGCCAGAACGGGCTGGGCGGCGCCGACGTCCACTCCGCGGTCTCCGGCGTGTCGCACTTCGCCTACGACGACGAGCAGTCCTGCATCGAGGAGGTCCGCTACCTCCTGTCGCTGCTGCCGCAGAACAACCGCGAGATGCCCCCCGCCACCGCGAACGAGGACCCGGTGGAACGGCGCAACGACGTCCTGCTCGACCTCGTGCCCGCCGACGGCAACCGGCCCTACGACATGCGCAAGGTGATCGAGGAGATCGTCGACCACGGCGAGTACCTGGAGATCCACGAGCGGTGGGCCACCAACGTGATCGTGGCACTGGCCCGGATCGACGGCCACGTCACCGGCATCATCGCCAACCAGCCGCAGTCACTGGCCGGCGTCCTCGACATCAACGCCTCCGAGAAGGCCGCCCGCTTCGTCCAGATGTGCGACGCGTTCAACATCCCGCTGGTCACCATGCTCGACGTCCCCGGCTTCCTGCCCGGCGTCGACCAGGAGCACGACGGCATCATCCGCCACGGCGCCAAACTGCTCTACGCCTACTGCAACGCCACCGTGCCCCGGATCCAGCTGATCCTGCGCAAGGCCTACGGCGGCGCCTACATCGTGATGGACTCCCGCTCGATCGGCTCGGACCTGTCCTACGTCTGGCCGACCAACGAGATCGCCGTGATGGGAGCCGAGGGCGCGGCCAACGTGATCTTCCGACGCGACATCAACGGGGCCGAGGACCCCGAGGCGATGCGCGCACAGAAGATCAAGGAGTACAAGAACGAGCTGATGCACCCGTACTACGCCGCCGAACGCGGCCTGGTCGACGACGTCATCGACCCCGCCGAGACCCGCGGCGTGCTCGCCTCCGCACTCGCCATGCTCCGCACCAAGCACGCCGACCTGCCCAGCCGCAAGCACGGCAACCCGCCGATGTAG
- a CDS encoding PLD nuclease N-terminal domain-containing protein — protein MLDYLPFLIVLLLWVWAFIDCLTTPEQEVRHLPKVVWILLILIFGEVLLGPIAWLLAGRRRGASAPGRGTGSGPAPAQRQASFGRPLAPDDDPEFLASLQRDNERRRGQGPGDDLA, from the coding sequence GTGCTGGACTACCTGCCCTTCCTCATCGTCCTGCTGCTCTGGGTCTGGGCGTTCATCGACTGCCTGACCACCCCCGAGCAGGAGGTCCGCCACCTGCCCAAGGTGGTCTGGATCCTGCTCATCCTCATCTTCGGCGAGGTGCTGCTCGGCCCGATCGCCTGGCTGCTCGCCGGTCGGCGGCGCGGTGCGTCCGCGCCCGGTCGCGGCACCGGCTCCGGGCCGGCCCCGGCCCAGCGGCAGGCCTCGTTCGGGCGCCCGCTGGCGCCGGACGACGACCCCGAGTTCCTCGCCTCCCTGCAGCGCGACAACGAGCGCCGGCGCGGCCAGGGACCGGGGGACGACCTGGCCTGA
- a CDS encoding menaquinone biosynthesis decarboxylase: MAYDDLRSFLRALEREGDLKRIKAEVDPHLEIGEIVDRVQKAKGPALLFENVKGSAMPLAMNVFGTERRLAKSLGLKSPEDIAEKIAGLLKPELPHGFTGVRDAFGKLASMTHVPPRKVKSTEAPVQEVVLTGDQVDLDTLPALFTWPLDGGSFFNLGLTHTKDPETGGRNLGLYRLQRHDKRTIGMHWQIHKDSHNHYQSAARRGERLPVAIAFGCPPVVTYAATAPLPGDIDEYLFAGFVAGERVKMVDCKTVPLQVPADAEVVLEGWLEPGEMLPEGPFGDHTGFYTPQEPFPALTIDCVTMRRRPILQSIVVGRPPTEDGPLGKFTERFFLPLLKIIIPDIVDYDLPEAGGFHNCAIVSIDKKYPKHAQKVMHAIWGAHMMSLTKLIIVVDADCDVHDYQEVAWRALGNTDYSRDLSVVEGPVDHLDHASYQQFWGGKAGIDATRKLPEEGYTRDGGWPEMVSSDPATAERVTRRWKEYGL, translated from the coding sequence ATGGCATACGACGATCTCCGCTCCTTCCTGCGGGCCCTCGAACGAGAAGGCGACCTCAAGCGCATCAAGGCAGAGGTCGATCCCCACTTGGAGATCGGCGAGATCGTCGACCGCGTGCAGAAGGCCAAGGGCCCCGCGCTGCTCTTCGAGAACGTCAAGGGCTCCGCGATGCCGCTGGCGATGAACGTCTTCGGCACCGAGCGCCGACTGGCCAAGTCGCTCGGCCTCAAGTCGCCGGAGGACATCGCCGAGAAGATCGCCGGGCTGCTCAAGCCCGAGCTGCCGCACGGCTTCACCGGTGTGCGGGACGCCTTCGGCAAGCTCGCCTCGATGACGCACGTGCCGCCGCGCAAGGTCAAGTCGACCGAGGCGCCGGTGCAGGAGGTGGTGCTGACCGGGGATCAGGTGGACCTGGACACCCTGCCCGCGCTCTTCACCTGGCCGCTGGACGGCGGCTCCTTCTTCAACCTGGGCCTGACCCACACCAAGGACCCGGAGACCGGCGGGCGCAACCTGGGTCTGTACCGCCTGCAGCGGCACGACAAGCGCACCATCGGCATGCACTGGCAGATCCACAAGGACAGCCACAACCACTACCAGTCGGCGGCCCGGCGCGGCGAGCGGCTGCCGGTCGCGATCGCCTTCGGCTGCCCGCCGGTGGTGACGTACGCCGCCACCGCCCCGCTGCCCGGTGACATCGACGAGTACCTGTTCGCGGGCTTCGTGGCCGGTGAGCGGGTCAAGATGGTCGACTGCAAGACCGTCCCGCTCCAGGTCCCGGCCGACGCCGAGGTGGTGCTGGAGGGCTGGCTGGAGCCGGGCGAGATGCTGCCCGAGGGCCCGTTCGGCGACCACACCGGCTTCTACACCCCGCAGGAGCCGTTCCCGGCGCTGACCATCGACTGCGTCACGATGCGCCGCCGCCCGATCCTGCAGTCCATCGTGGTCGGCCGCCCGCCGACCGAGGACGGGCCGCTGGGCAAGTTCACCGAGCGCTTCTTCCTGCCGCTGCTCAAGATCATCATCCCGGACATCGTCGACTACGACCTGCCCGAGGCCGGTGGTTTCCACAACTGCGCGATCGTCTCGATCGACAAGAAGTACCCCAAGCACGCGCAGAAGGTGATGCACGCGATCTGGGGTGCCCACATGATGTCGCTGACCAAGTTGATCATCGTGGTGGACGCCGACTGCGACGTGCACGACTACCAGGAGGTCGCCTGGCGGGCCTTGGGCAACACCGACTACAGCCGCGACCTGAGCGTGGTCGAGGGCCCGGTGGACCACCTGGACCACGCCTCCTACCAGCAGTTCTGGGGCGGCAAGGCGGGCATCGACGCGACCCGTAAGCTCCCCGAGGAGGGTTACACCCGCGACGGCGGCTGGCCGGAGATGGTCAGCTCCGACCCGGCCACGGCCGAACGGGTGACGCGTCGCTGGAAGGAGTACGGGCTGTGA
- the mqnP gene encoding menaquinone biosynthesis prenyltransferase MqnP, with product MRAVSLTADAFEAPSNKARAFLRLVLIEHSIFALPFAYIATLTAMFLADKRVHWGELLIVTIAMVSLRTFAMAANRIIDREIDARNPRTAGRELVTGAVSLRTAYTGSALALLVFLGAAALLNPLCLALAPVAVVPMVVYPYGKRFTDFPHAILGLAQAMGPVGAWLAVTGSWSWQAVVLGLAVGIWIGGFDLIFGCQDVLADRAEGVRSVPARFGVAAALTGARVCHAITTALFVWYGVLTHAGPAFYVGLVVVIVAFCYEHSILKPDDLSRLNRAFFTANGIVGISLFGFALLDLVLRGLHFS from the coding sequence GTGCGGGCTGTGAGCCTGACCGCCGACGCGTTCGAGGCGCCCTCGAACAAGGCCAGGGCCTTCCTGCGCCTGGTCCTGATCGAGCACTCGATCTTCGCCCTGCCCTTCGCCTACATCGCCACCCTCACCGCGATGTTCCTCGCCGACAAGCGGGTGCACTGGGGCGAGCTGCTGATCGTCACCATCGCCATGGTCAGCCTGCGGACCTTCGCGATGGCCGCGAACCGGATCATCGACCGGGAGATCGACGCCCGCAACCCCCGCACGGCGGGGCGCGAGCTGGTCACCGGAGCGGTCTCGCTGCGCACCGCCTACACCGGCTCGGCCCTCGCCCTGCTGGTCTTCCTCGGTGCCGCCGCCCTGCTCAACCCGCTCTGCCTGGCGCTCGCGCCGGTGGCGGTGGTGCCGATGGTGGTCTACCCGTACGGCAAGCGCTTCACCGACTTCCCGCACGCGATCCTCGGGCTGGCCCAGGCGATGGGCCCGGTCGGCGCCTGGCTGGCGGTCACCGGCAGCTGGTCCTGGCAGGCCGTGGTGCTCGGGCTCGCGGTCGGCATCTGGATCGGCGGCTTCGACCTGATCTTCGGCTGCCAGGACGTGCTGGCCGACCGGGCCGAGGGCGTGCGCTCGGTGCCGGCCCGGTTCGGCGTCGCCGCGGCGCTCACCGGTGCCCGGGTCTGCCATGCCATCACCACGGCGCTGTTCGTCTGGTACGGCGTGCTCACCCACGCGGGCCCGGCCTTCTACGTCGGCCTGGTGGTGGTGATCGTCGCGTTCTGCTACGAGCACAGCATCCTCAAGCCGGACGACCTCTCGCGCCTCAACCGCGCCTTCTTCACCGCCAACGGCATCGTGGGCATCTCGCTGTTCGGCTTCGCCCTGCTGGACCTGGTCCTGCGCGGCCTGCACTTCAGCTGA
- a CDS encoding VOC family protein, with amino-acid sequence MLGTLQCLVLDCHYPAALARFYAVLLGGEVDRPDSRWRLDEDWSTLHTPAGLVLAFQRAEDFHPPQWPDPGHPQQFHLDVQVDDLPAAEREVTAHGAAFLRREDGWVIYADPAGHPFCLLPN; translated from the coding sequence ATGCTCGGTACCCTGCAGTGCTTGGTCCTGGACTGCCACTACCCGGCCGCGCTGGCCCGGTTCTATGCCGTGCTGCTCGGCGGCGAGGTGGACCGGCCCGACTCGCGCTGGCGGCTGGACGAGGACTGGTCCACCCTGCACACCCCGGCCGGGCTGGTGCTGGCCTTCCAGCGCGCCGAGGACTTCCACCCGCCGCAGTGGCCCGACCCGGGCCACCCGCAGCAGTTCCACCTGGACGTTCAGGTCGACGATCTGCCCGCCGCCGAGCGCGAGGTGACCGCGCACGGTGCGGCCTTCCTGCGGCGCGAGGACGGCTGGGTCATCTACGCGGACCCGGCCGGGCACCCGTTCTGCCTGCTGCCGAACTGA
- a CDS encoding MOSC domain-containing protein, with protein MAEIVGVVERLWRYPVKSTAGERLTQVALEDRGLAGDRLYAVRDADGRLGSGKTTRRFRRMDGLLRLGSRLGHRLEAPELLDPLGRSIADPTAFLRAYLQLPDVELAREDTVSHFDQLPVSLLTTATLDWVREAVPGELVDERRFRPNIVLRTPPGTPPFVEDQWFGREGVLPSGARLAFVRASERCAMATAAQPGLPHAPEILRVLTRAHQRRLDALATVGAPGPLRVGDRLRLL; from the coding sequence ATGGCAGAGATCGTCGGAGTGGTCGAGCGACTCTGGCGCTACCCCGTGAAGTCCACGGCCGGGGAGCGCCTGACCCAGGTCGCCCTCGAGGACCGCGGCCTGGCCGGCGACCGGCTCTACGCCGTCCGCGACGCCGACGGCAGACTCGGCTCGGGCAAGACCACCCGGCGGTTCAGGCGGATGGACGGCCTGCTGCGACTGGGCTCACGGCTCGGACACCGGCTGGAGGCACCCGAGCTGCTCGACCCACTGGGCCGCTCGATCGCCGACCCCACCGCCTTCCTGCGCGCCTACCTGCAGCTGCCCGACGTCGAGCTGGCCCGCGAGGACACCGTCTCGCACTTCGACCAACTGCCGGTCAGCCTGCTGACCACCGCCACCCTGGACTGGGTCCGCGAGGCCGTGCCGGGTGAGCTGGTGGACGAACGCCGCTTCCGCCCCAACATCGTGCTGCGCACCCCGCCGGGCACCCCGCCGTTCGTCGAGGACCAGTGGTTCGGGCGGGAGGGGGTGCTGCCCTCCGGCGCGCGGCTGGCCTTCGTGCGGGCCAGCGAGCGCTGCGCGATGGCCACCGCCGCCCAGCCCGGACTGCCGCACGCCCCCGAGATCCTGCGGGTGCTGACCCGGGCCCACCAGCGGCGCCTGGACGCGCTGGCGACGGTCGGCGCGCCCGGCCCGCTGCGGGTCGGGGACCGGCTGCGGCTGCTCTAG
- a CDS encoding cyclase family protein has protein sequence MTPSPAPVLLDLTHQVTTGMPVYPGDPEVALRPALTTDTAGVNVLSVHLGSQSGTHVDAPYHVDVTWPTLDGLPLARFTGPAVVADLRALPARSPVTPDQLAPALARLTPGAILLLATGWPRFWGTERYLAHPYLTPEAAEAIVAAGVRTLGVDALSVDPTPDPGPGDPAVAVLLADLADDHDAAPTAEAPLLAAHRILLGAEGGGVIAENLTDLTPLLEAQAREKPITVSLFPLRLAAADGAPVRAVARVG, from the coding sequence GTGACTCCTTCGCCGGCCCCGGTCCTGCTCGACCTCACCCACCAGGTCACCACCGGCATGCCCGTCTACCCCGGTGACCCGGAGGTCGCGCTGCGCCCCGCGCTGACCACCGACACCGCCGGGGTGAACGTGCTCTCGGTGCACCTGGGCTCGCAGTCCGGCACCCACGTGGACGCCCCCTACCACGTGGATGTCACCTGGCCCACGCTGGACGGGCTGCCGCTGGCGCGGTTCACCGGCCCTGCCGTCGTCGCCGACCTGCGCGCGCTGCCGGCCCGCAGCCCGGTGACGCCCGATCAACTGGCGCCCGCGCTGGCCCGGCTGACCCCCGGCGCGATCCTGCTGCTGGCCACCGGCTGGCCCCGGTTCTGGGGCACCGAGCGCTACCTGGCCCACCCCTACCTGACGCCCGAGGCCGCCGAGGCGATCGTCGCGGCCGGGGTGCGCACGCTCGGAGTGGACGCGCTCAGCGTGGACCCGACCCCCGACCCGGGCCCGGGGGACCCGGCGGTCGCCGTCCTGCTGGCCGATCTGGCCGACGATCACGACGCCGCCCCGACGGCCGAGGCACCGCTGCTGGCCGCCCACCGGATCCTGCTCGGCGCCGAGGGCGGCGGCGTGATCGCGGAGAACCTGACCGACCTGACCCCGCTGCTGGAGGCCCAGGCCAGAGAGAAGCCGATCACGGTGAGCCTGTTCCCGCTGCGGCTGGCCGCCGCCGACGGCGCGCCGGTGCGGGCGGTGGCGCGGGTGGGGTGA
- a CDS encoding UbiX family flavin prenyltransferase, with protein sequence MRKEEDDTVRRPWVVGVSGASGTPYAASVIRALLAAGEAVDLVVSRAARLTILDETGISFRDAHWRADLAAWLGGDSGRAEAGLENVRYWAAGDFAAGPSSGSYPAKGMLVVPATTGAVAGIALGLSKDLLQRAAAVTLKERRPLVVCVREAPLDGVTLRHLVELDSAGAVVLPASPGFYAGGSTAQELVDFVAGRVLDAVKVPHTLYRRWAGELGAARSAEGA encoded by the coding sequence ATGCGCAAGGAAGAAGACGACACGGTACGGCGGCCCTGGGTGGTCGGGGTCAGTGGCGCCTCGGGCACCCCCTACGCGGCCTCGGTGATCCGGGCGCTGCTGGCGGCCGGCGAGGCGGTGGACCTGGTGGTCAGCCGGGCCGCCCGGCTGACCATCCTGGACGAGACCGGCATCTCCTTCCGGGACGCGCACTGGCGCGCCGACCTGGCCGCCTGGCTGGGCGGCGACAGCGGCCGGGCCGAAGCGGGCTTGGAGAACGTTCGCTACTGGGCCGCCGGCGACTTCGCGGCGGGGCCCTCCAGCGGCTCCTACCCGGCCAAGGGGATGCTGGTGGTGCCGGCCACCACCGGCGCGGTGGCCGGCATCGCGCTCGGCCTGAGCAAGGACCTGCTGCAGCGGGCCGCCGCCGTCACCCTCAAGGAGCGCCGCCCGCTGGTGGTCTGCGTCCGCGAGGCGCCCCTCGACGGGGTGACGCTGCGTCATCTGGTCGAGCTGGACTCGGCCGGCGCCGTGGTGCTGCCCGCCTCGCCCGGCTTCTACGCGGGCGGCTCCACCGCCCAGGAGCTGGTGGACTTCGTGGCGGGGCGGGTGCTGGACGCGGTCAAGGTGCCGCACACGCTCTACCGCCGGTGGGCGGGTGAGCTGGGCGCGGCCCGCAGCGCCGAGGGGGCATAG